A region from the Desulfoglaeba alkanexedens ALDC genome encodes:
- the rplI gene encoding 50S ribosomal protein L9 yields the protein MQVILTENMPSLGRIGDIVKVKPGYARNYLFPKGLALEASGRNVRELEHHKRILAQKREKYLLEMRSVAEKLNGVKLVFHRKVVEEDKLYGSVSAADILKALEDKGFDLDRKAVTLDQPIKKLGEFPVAVRLEVGLSATVKVCVEAEA from the coding sequence ATGCAGGTGATTCTTACAGAAAACATGCCGTCGCTCGGACGCATCGGCGACATCGTCAAGGTCAAACCGGGCTATGCCAGGAACTACCTGTTCCCCAAGGGGCTGGCCCTGGAGGCTTCCGGAAGGAACGTCCGGGAACTGGAACACCACAAGCGGATCCTGGCTCAGAAGCGGGAAAAATACCTCCTGGAAATGCGCTCCGTCGCGGAGAAGCTGAACGGTGTCAAGCTGGTGTTTCACCGCAAGGTGGTGGAAGAAGACAAGCTTTACGGTTCCGTGAGCGCCGCGGACATTCTGAAGGCGCTGGAAGACAAGGGCTTCGACCTGGACCGGAAGGCGGTGACGCTGGATCAGCCTATCAAGAAACTGGGCGAATTTCCCGTCGCCGTCCGGCTGGAGGTGGGGCTTTCCGCTACGGTGAAGGTGTGTGTCGAAGCCGAGGCGTAG
- the dnaB gene encoding replicative DNA helicase, whose product MNALPDELRKVPPHQNEAEQSLLGGILLDNSGLAAALEVLKGHEFYRDAHRTIFRAIQDLFERNEPVDLITVTGLLKEREQLEAVGGAAYLAALMEIVPSAANVSTYAKIISEKAILRRLIQVAGEIISWCYGSGLSGDEVLDKAEAAIFAITEQRVRSSYFPIKDVVKETIRVIESLQGTREMVTGVPTHFTDLDKLTSGFQPSDLVIIAARPSMGKTALALNIARNAALESSVPVAVFSLEMSKEQLAMRLLCAEARVDSQKIRSGFLSQQECAKLITSAGRFMSAPIFIDDTPAITPLELRAKARRLKSDQGLGLVIVDYLQLMRVRDNAERRELEISEISRSLKALAKELNVPVVALSQLNRKVEERHDKRPLLSDLRESGAIEQDADVIAFIYRDEVYNKDSKDKGTAEVLIRKQRNGPTGDVRLAYIDSYTKFENLARAVA is encoded by the coding sequence ATGAACGCCCTTCCCGACGAACTCAGAAAGGTACCGCCCCATCAGAACGAAGCGGAGCAGTCGCTTCTCGGCGGCATCCTGCTAGACAACAGCGGGTTGGCCGCGGCCCTGGAGGTGCTCAAGGGTCATGAGTTCTACCGGGACGCCCATCGGACGATCTTTCGAGCCATACAGGATCTCTTTGAACGGAACGAACCGGTCGATTTGATCACGGTGACCGGGCTTTTGAAGGAACGGGAGCAGCTGGAGGCGGTGGGGGGAGCGGCTTACCTGGCCGCTTTGATGGAGATCGTTCCTTCGGCGGCCAACGTTTCCACCTATGCCAAGATCATCAGCGAAAAGGCGATCCTGCGGCGGCTGATCCAGGTGGCGGGGGAAATCATTTCCTGGTGCTACGGGAGCGGGCTGAGCGGTGACGAGGTGCTGGACAAGGCCGAGGCCGCCATCTTCGCCATCACCGAGCAGCGGGTTCGAAGTAGTTATTTTCCCATCAAGGACGTGGTGAAGGAGACCATCCGGGTCATCGAATCCCTCCAGGGAACCCGGGAAATGGTGACCGGTGTTCCCACGCATTTTACGGACCTGGACAAGCTGACTTCGGGCTTCCAGCCGTCCGATCTCGTCATCATCGCTGCTCGGCCCAGCATGGGAAAGACCGCCCTGGCGCTTAACATCGCCCGCAACGCGGCCCTCGAAAGCAGTGTTCCGGTGGCCGTCTTTTCCCTGGAAATGAGCAAGGAACAGCTCGCCATGCGGCTCCTTTGCGCCGAAGCCCGGGTGGATTCACAGAAAATCCGGAGCGGCTTTTTGAGCCAGCAGGAATGTGCCAAGCTCATCACTTCGGCGGGCCGTTTCATGAGCGCGCCCATATTCATCGACGACACCCCGGCCATCACGCCCCTGGAACTTCGGGCCAAGGCGCGGCGCCTCAAATCGGACCAGGGGCTGGGGCTCGTGATTGTGGATTACCTGCAGCTCATGAGGGTCCGAGACAACGCGGAACGGCGGGAACTGGAGATTTCGGAAATCTCGCGGTCGCTCAAGGCCCTGGCCAAGGAACTCAACGTCCCGGTGGTGGCCCTTTCCCAGCTCAATCGAAAAGTGGAAGAACGCCACGACAAGCGGCCGCTCCTTTCGGACCTCCGGGAATCGGGCGCCATCGAACAGGACGCGGATGTGATCGCCTTCATCTATCGCGACGAAGTGTACAACAAGGATTCCAAGGACAAGGGAACCGCGGAGGTGCTGATTCGCAAGCAGCGAAACGGCCCGACGGGCGACGTTAGACTGGCGTACATCGACAGCTACACCAAGTTCGAAAACCTGGCACGGGCTGTCGCCTGA